Proteins from a genomic interval of Lactococcus protaetiae:
- a CDS encoding sigma-70 family RNA polymerase sigma factor: MPQKDKINFDQAFSRLKPIVLKAMKQLRVRSWTYDDYLQEGMIVLYHLLESSVGFEGLPVKFKVQYHQRLIDEIRHSQAKKRGFDQLGAVDIYEYSDVISSHGETPESALVFNHLLAEVYECLRPHYQELLVRQMRGEELTRMERYRLKEKIKSILFDLDDSEE, translated from the coding sequence TTGCCACAAAAAGATAAAATAAATTTTGACCAAGCCTTTTCAAGACTTAAACCAATTGTCTTAAAAGCAATGAAACAACTTCGAGTTCGCTCTTGGACATATGACGATTATCTTCAAGAAGGAATGATAGTTCTGTATCACTTACTTGAATCAAGTGTGGGATTCGAGGGACTACCAGTGAAATTCAAAGTCCAATATCACCAACGTTTGATAGATGAAATCCGTCATAGCCAAGCGAAAAAACGAGGTTTTGACCAACTAGGAGCGGTAGATATCTATGAGTATTCGGATGTCATTTCGTCACACGGAGAGACTCCAGAGAGTGCCCTTGTATTTAATCACCTTCTAGCAGAGGTGTATGAGTGCCTTCGTCCTCATTACCAAGAGCTTCTCGTCCGCCAAATGCGAGGAGAAGAACTGACTCGTATGGAGCGCTATCGGCTCAAAGAAAAAATTAAATCTATTCTTTTTGATTTAGATGACTCGGAAGAATAA
- the ezrA gene encoding septation ring formation regulator EzrA — MSSTVIILIVVLVVIVVGFYIFAILMRKKTEDRILAMEERKETLFDLPVQEEIDSVKKMHLVGQSQTIFREWNQKWIDLSSNSFADLENHIFEAEQLNDSFHFFRARESVADSEAQIELMEEEVESIRQGVAQLTEQEKRNSNKIQESLDLYDSLRNDITDNADLYGTVIHELEKHLTNIEAEFSQFVTLNSTGDPIEAAEVLETAEEHTIALRAITEQIPEFIEKIEKDIPKQLADLKEASDKFIEEEYILPESVDIEEKMADIQEHLDDTRNLLEQFELDRVETELVSIQDKIESLYAIFDKEYGARRNVEKRSAVLKEYIEHIRSNNKNLLLEIDHITQSYILSGNEKGYVRGYQEHLETLEVDADDILKAIEEKALPYSVLSRRVNSIVNALEEMEKNQIKINNTLTGLKDEERAAQEIAEKFDSELRTIKRYVEKRNLPGLPKDYLDLFFMTGDRIQNLFKELGRVRINIDTINHLVDVSTEDMHVLKEATNNLTDHAVLAEQLIQYANRYKASNEQVASGISRALQLFERDRDYNASFDEISKTLELVEPGAASRISGVYFKDKAKPDYL, encoded by the coding sequence ATGTCAAGTACTGTCATTATCCTTATCGTTGTCTTAGTAGTTATCGTTGTTGGCTTTTATATTTTCGCAATTTTGATGCGGAAGAAAACAGAAGATCGTATTTTAGCCATGGAAGAAAGAAAAGAAACGCTTTTCGATCTTCCGGTTCAAGAAGAGATAGATTCAGTTAAAAAAATGCATCTTGTCGGACAGTCACAAACGATCTTCCGAGAATGGAATCAAAAATGGATTGATTTGTCATCAAATTCTTTTGCTGACCTTGAAAATCACATCTTTGAGGCAGAACAACTTAATGATTCTTTCCATTTTTTCCGTGCACGTGAATCAGTTGCAGATAGTGAAGCGCAAATTGAACTGATGGAAGAAGAAGTAGAATCCATTCGCCAAGGTGTGGCACAATTAACGGAGCAAGAAAAAAGGAATTCTAATAAAATTCAAGAATCTCTGGATCTGTACGATAGTTTACGAAATGATATTACTGATAATGCAGATTTGTATGGAACGGTTATTCATGAGCTTGAGAAACATTTGACTAATATTGAAGCAGAGTTTTCTCAATTTGTGACTTTGAACTCTACAGGAGACCCTATTGAGGCAGCTGAGGTTCTGGAAACAGCAGAAGAACATACTATTGCTTTGAGAGCAATTACTGAGCAGATTCCTGAATTTATCGAAAAAATTGAAAAAGATATTCCTAAGCAGCTTGCTGATCTCAAAGAAGCGAGCGATAAATTTATAGAAGAAGAGTACATCCTTCCCGAAAGTGTTGATATTGAGGAAAAGATGGCAGATATTCAAGAACATCTTGATGATACACGAAATCTTTTGGAACAATTTGAACTTGATCGTGTAGAAACTGAGCTTGTTTCCATTCAAGACAAAATCGAGAGTCTATATGCTATATTTGATAAGGAATATGGTGCGCGCAGAAATGTTGAAAAGCGTTCGGCTGTGCTCAAAGAATATATTGAACATATTCGTTCAAACAATAAAAACTTACTTCTTGAAATTGACCATATTACACAATCATACATCCTTTCTGGAAATGAAAAAGGTTATGTCCGAGGTTATCAAGAACACTTAGAAACATTAGAAGTTGATGCCGACGATATATTAAAAGCTATTGAGGAAAAAGCTCTTCCTTACTCTGTACTTTCGCGTAGAGTAAATTCCATTGTTAATGCATTAGAAGAAATGGAAAAGAATCAAATAAAAATCAATAATACTTTAACAGGGTTGAAAGATGAAGAAAGGGCTGCACAAGAAATTGCTGAAAAGTTTGATTCGGAACTCAGGACAATAAAACGATATGTTGAGAAGAGAAATCTTCCAGGTCTACCTAAAGACTATTTGGATTTGTTCTTCATGACAGGTGACCGTATTCAAAATCTCTTTAAAGAGTTAGGACGTGTCAGAATTAACATAGATACAATTAATCATCTAGTTGATGTCAGTACAGAAGATATGCATGTTTTGAAAGAAGCAACAAATAATCTTACAGACCATGCAGTGTTGGCAGAACAACTTATTCAATACGCCAACCGTTATAAGGCTTCAAATGAACAGGTCGCTTCAGGAATCTCACGAGCTCTCCAATTATTTGAACGCGATCGAGACTACAATGCTTCATTTGATGAAATATCGAAAACATTAGAGCTTGTGGAACCAGGAGCAGCTTCGAGAATTTCAGGAGTATATTTTAAAGATAAAGCTAAACCAGATTATTTATGA
- the tsf gene encoding translation elongation factor Ts — translation MAVTAAQVKELREKTGAGIMDAKRALVETDGNMEAAAELLREKGIAKAAKKADRVAAEGLTGIAVDGNVAALVELNSETDFVAKNDQFVALVKETAELIAANKPANNEEALAIKTASGATLEESLVQATATIGEKITFRRFVVVEKTDAQYFGAYQHNGGKIGVITVIEGGDAALAKSVSMHVAAMNPTVLSYEELDAQFIHDETAQLIHKIEQDNESRALVNKPALPFPKFGSKLQITPEAIATAEVEIKEELKAEGKPEKIWDKILPGKMAKFLEDNTKVDQQYTLLAQLYIMDDSMTVEKFLDSKGAKAISFTRFEVGEGIEKAETDFAAEVEAAKAGL, via the coding sequence ATGGCAGTAACAGCAGCTCAAGTTAAAGAATTGCGTGAAAAGACTGGTGCAGGAATCATGGATGCTAAACGTGCACTTGTAGAAACTGATGGAAACATGGAAGCGGCAGCAGAACTTCTTCGTGAAAAAGGTATCGCTAAAGCGGCTAAAAAAGCTGATCGTGTAGCAGCAGAAGGACTCACTGGGATTGCCGTAGATGGAAATGTTGCAGCTCTTGTGGAGCTTAACTCAGAAACAGACTTTGTTGCGAAAAACGATCAATTTGTTGCTTTAGTTAAAGAGACTGCAGAGCTTATTGCTGCGAATAAACCAGCAAACAATGAAGAAGCCCTTGCTATTAAAACAGCTTCAGGTGCGACACTTGAAGAATCTCTTGTTCAAGCAACAGCAACAATTGGAGAAAAAATTACTTTCCGTCGTTTTGTGGTTGTTGAAAAAACAGATGCTCAATACTTTGGTGCTTACCAACATAACGGTGGAAAAATTGGAGTTATTACAGTTATTGAAGGTGGAGATGCCGCGCTTGCGAAATCAGTATCAATGCATGTAGCAGCAATGAATCCAACCGTTCTTTCATACGAAGAATTAGATGCTCAATTTATTCATGATGAAACAGCTCAACTTATCCACAAAATTGAACAAGATAATGAGAGTCGCGCATTGGTTAATAAGCCAGCATTGCCATTCCCTAAATTCGGTTCTAAATTACAAATTACTCCTGAAGCAATTGCGACAGCTGAAGTAGAAATCAAAGAAGAACTTAAAGCCGAAGGTAAACCGGAAAAAATTTGGGATAAAATTCTCCCAGGCAAGATGGCTAAATTCCTTGAAGACAACACTAAAGTTGACCAACAATACACACTCCTTGCTCAGCTCTATATCATGGATGACAGCATGACTGTTGAAAAATTCCTTGACTCTAAAGGTGCCAAAGCAATCAGCTTTACACGTTTTGAAGTTGGTGAAGGAATTGAAAAAGCAGAGACAGACTTTGCAGCAGAAGTTGAAGCAGCTAAAGCTGGCCTTTAA